The following proteins come from a genomic window of Pararhodobacter sp.:
- a CDS encoding NADH-quinone oxidoreductase subunit B family protein, translating to MGVMTGANTAGGDREVATKALNSELQDKGFLLTTTADIINWARNGSMHWMTFGLACCAVEMMHASMPRYDLERFGTAPRASPRQSDLMIVAGTLTNKMAPALRKVYDQMPEPRYVISMGSCANGGGYYHYSYSVVRGCDRIVPVDIYVPGCPPTAEALMYGIMQLQRKIRRTGTLIR from the coding sequence TCGCCACAAAAGCGCTGAATTCCGAGTTGCAGGACAAAGGATTCCTGCTGACCACGACCGCCGATATCATCAACTGGGCCCGCAACGGCTCGATGCACTGGATGACCTTTGGTCTGGCCTGCTGCGCGGTCGAGATGATGCACGCCTCGATGCCGCGCTACGATCTTGAACGCTTCGGCACCGCGCCGCGTGCGAGCCCGCGTCAATCGGACCTGATGATTGTCGCCGGGACGCTGACCAACAAGATGGCTCCGGCGCTGCGCAAGGTCTACGACCAGATGCCAGAGCCGCGCTATGTGATCTCGATGGGGTCCTGCGCGAATGGCGGCGGCTATTACCACTATTCCTATTCCGTCGTGCGCGGTTGTGATCGGATCGTTCCGGTGGATATCTACGTCCCCGGTTGCCCGCCCACGGCCGAGGCCCTGATGTACGGCATCATGCAGTTGCAGCGCAAAATCCGCCGCACCGGCACCCTGATCCGCTGA
- a CDS encoding NADH-quinone oxidoreductase subunit C — MSKALQELGGYIETKQSDAVIGTAIAFGELTVTVATTALPEFIRFLKTDETCRFSTLVDITAVDYPERRARFEVVYHFLSMYRNQRIRVKTAIREETMVPSIIEVHRSADWFEREVFDMFGILFSGHPDLRRILTDYGFRGHPLRKDFPTTGYVEVRYDEAAKRVVYEPVKLVQDYRQFDFMSPWEGANYILPGDERAK, encoded by the coding sequence ATGTCCAAAGCCTTGCAAGAACTTGGCGGCTATATCGAAACGAAGCAATCAGATGCCGTGATCGGCACCGCGATTGCGTTTGGCGAGCTGACCGTGACGGTGGCAACGACCGCGTTGCCCGAGTTCATTCGCTTCCTGAAAACCGATGAGACATGCCGCTTCTCGACGCTGGTCGATATCACGGCGGTGGATTACCCTGAGCGGCGCGCGCGGTTCGAGGTGGTCTACCATTTCCTGTCGATGTACCGGAACCAGCGTATCCGGGTCAAAACCGCCATACGCGAGGAGACCATGGTCCCCTCGATCATCGAGGTTCACCGCTCGGCTGACTGGTTCGAGCGCGAAGTGTTCGACATGTTCGGCATCCTGTTTTCCGGCCACCCGGACTTGCGCCGCATCCTGACGGATTACGGCTTTCGCGGCCACCCGCTGCGCAAGGATTTCCCGACTACGGGCTATGTCGAGGTGCGCTATGACGAAGCCGCCAAGCGCGTTGTCTATGAGCCGGTGAAACTGGTCCAGGACTACCGCCAGTTCGACTTCATGTCGCCCTGGGAAGGTGCGAATTACATTCTGCCCGGGGATGAGCGCGCAAAGTGA
- a CDS encoding sulfotransferase, with amino-acid sequence MTSTVDQSLPTWPAGVSLLLGLGAQKAGTTWLHDRLKAHPDCHAFPIKELHYFNTVSGLSRLGFTLTAAGRNALLRKGDKAAADRVSQLADLFHAQPQTHQDYVDLVTEGLEPGSVALDITPAYALLDDAQFEQVAAMDPVRFLYIMREPVARFWSNIRMILNAPGKDQPDFEPDAQALLDHTLDHRDAPMSAAAFARSDYLQALEKLERHVPAQRRLVLFFEDLFTEHTMNRIWAFLDVSPRPLTATEPRLEGVQASMRPDQIERLKDVFWPQYDAICARFGDAVPDAWHARFAPEVMAA; translated from the coding sequence GTGACCAGCACGGTTGATCAGTCCTTGCCGACATGGCCAGCAGGCGTTTCGCTACTGCTGGGTCTTGGCGCGCAAAAAGCCGGGACAACCTGGCTGCATGATCGCCTTAAAGCGCATCCTGATTGTCATGCGTTCCCGATCAAGGAATTGCATTATTTCAACACCGTAAGCGGTCTTTCGCGGCTGGGGTTCACATTGACGGCGGCAGGCCGGAACGCCTTGTTACGCAAAGGGGACAAGGCGGCCGCCGATCGCGTATCACAGCTGGCAGATCTGTTTCATGCCCAGCCTCAGACGCATCAGGACTACGTTGATCTGGTGACCGAGGGTTTGGAACCTGGCTCTGTGGCGCTTGATATCACACCGGCCTATGCACTGCTGGACGATGCGCAGTTTGAACAGGTTGCGGCGATGGATCCGGTTCGTTTCTTGTACATAATGCGCGAGCCGGTTGCACGATTTTGGTCCAACATTCGGATGATTTTGAATGCGCCGGGCAAAGATCAGCCTGATTTCGAGCCTGATGCGCAGGCGCTTCTGGATCACACGCTCGATCATCGTGACGCACCCATGTCTGCGGCGGCCTTTGCGCGCAGCGACTATCTTCAGGCATTGGAAAAGCTGGAGCGGCATGTCCCGGCGCAAAGGCGTCTGGTGCTGTTCTTTGAGGACCTGTTCACGGAGCATACGATGAACAGGATCTGGGCGTTTCTTGACGTGTCGCCCAGACCCCTCACCGCGACCGAGCCACGATTGGAAGGTGTTCAGGCGTCGATGCGCCCGGACCAGATTGAACGACTCAAGGATGTTTTCTGGCCCCAATATGACGCCATATGCGCGCGTTTCGGGGATGCCGTTCCAGACGCCTGGCACGCACGATTCGCGCCCGAGGTGATGGCAGCATGA
- a CDS encoding NADH-quinone oxidoreductase subunit D — MMDGSKGFGDAQTSEQKIRNFNINFGPQHPAAHGVLRMVLELDGELVERCDPHIGLLHRGTEKLMESRTYLQNLPYLDRLDYVAPMNQEHAWCLAIERLTNTQVPRRASLIRVLYSEIGRVLNHLLNVGAQGNDVGALTPILWCFNERDKLMDFYERASGARLHAAYFRPGGVHQDLPTALLDDIEIWAEAFPGILDDVDGLLTENRIFKQRNVDIGVLNEQEILEWGYSGVMARSSGLAWDLRRSQPYECYNEFDFKIPIGKNGDCFDRYLCRMAEMRESTSIIRQAIAKLRAPDGQGDVMARGKISPPKRGEMKTSMEALIHHFKLYTEGFHVPAGEVYAAVEAPKGEFGVYLVADGTNKPYRAKLRAPGFLHLQSIDYVSKGHLLADVSAILGSMDIVFGEVDR, encoded by the coding sequence ATGATGGACGGTTCAAAAGGATTCGGGGACGCTCAGACGAGCGAACAGAAAATCCGTAACTTCAACATCAACTTCGGGCCCCAGCACCCGGCGGCACACGGTGTGTTGCGTATGGTGCTGGAGCTTGACGGCGAGCTTGTCGAACGTTGCGATCCGCATATCGGTTTGCTTCACCGTGGCACCGAAAAGCTGATGGAAAGCCGGACCTACCTGCAAAATCTGCCGTATCTTGACCGGCTGGATTATGTGGCACCAATGAACCAGGAGCACGCCTGGTGTCTGGCGATCGAGCGGCTGACCAACACGCAGGTGCCGCGCCGTGCGAGTTTGATCCGCGTTCTGTATTCGGAAATCGGGCGCGTTTTGAATCACCTGCTGAACGTCGGCGCGCAGGGCAACGACGTGGGCGCGCTGACGCCGATTCTGTGGTGCTTCAACGAGCGCGACAAGCTGATGGACTTTTATGAACGCGCCAGCGGCGCGCGACTGCACGCGGCGTATTTCCGGCCCGGCGGTGTGCATCAGGACCTGCCGACAGCATTGCTCGACGATATCGAGATCTGGGCCGAGGCGTTCCCGGGCATCCTTGACGATGTTGACGGCTTGCTGACCGAGAACCGTATCTTCAAACAGCGCAACGTCGATATCGGCGTGCTGAATGAGCAAGAGATTCTCGAATGGGGTTACTCGGGTGTCATGGCCCGCAGTTCCGGTCTGGCCTGGGATTTGCGCCGCAGCCAACCCTATGAATGCTATAATGAATTCGACTTCAAGATTCCGATTGGCAAGAACGGCGATTGCTTTGACCGCTACCTCTGTCGCATGGCGGAAATGCGCGAATCGACCTCGATCATCCGGCAGGCCATTGCCAAACTGCGCGCGCCGGACGGGCAGGGCGACGTCATGGCGCGCGGCAAGATTTCGCCGCCCAAGCGCGGCGAGATGAAGACCTCGATGGAAGCGCTGATCCACCACTTCAAGCTTTACACCGAAGGGTTCCACGTCCCGGCGGGCGAGGTTTACGCCGCCGTCGAGGCACCAAAGGGCGAGTTCGGGGTCTATCTGGTCGCCGATGGCACCAACAAACCCTACCGCGCCAAGCTGCGCGCGCCGGGTTTCTTGCATCTTCAATCCATTGATTATGTGTCCAAAGGGCATTTGCTGGCCGATGTGTCGGCCATTTTGGGCAGCATGGACATCGTTTTCGGCGAGGTTGACCGGTGA
- a CDS encoding NADH-quinone oxidoreductase subunit E, whose product MLRRLHPHQPESFAFTPANQTWAEAQITKFPEGRQASAIIPLLWRAHEQEGWLTRPAIESIAQMLGMAYIRALEVATFYFMFKLAPVGSVAHIQICGTTSCMICGAEDLISVCKEKIASAQLTLSDDGRFSWEEVECLGACANAPMAQIGKDYYEDLTAEKLREILDELAAGRVPTPGPQNGRFTSEPLSGLTTLTKGDRVEAANASVARALDLGDTIKRIDGTEVPILTPWLKTPGEKLRVARDDGKPVSARMGKAPVAKARDIEENQVARPEPKPEAEIKAESKAKAAEDAAAEVAPVAQARPAALTAARAGGADDLKRIKGIGPKMEETCNALGFYHFDQIAAWTEAEVAWVDDNLTGFKGRVTRDNWVEQAKLLAEGKDTEFSKRVDKGDVY is encoded by the coding sequence ATGCTCCGCCGTCTTCATCCGCACCAACCCGAGAGCTTTGCTTTCACGCCTGCAAACCAGACGTGGGCCGAAGCACAGATCACAAAATTCCCTGAGGGGCGTCAGGCGTCAGCGATCATCCCTCTGCTGTGGCGCGCCCACGAGCAGGAAGGCTGGCTGACCCGTCCCGCCATAGAATCCATCGCGCAGATGTTGGGCATGGCCTATATCCGGGCACTTGAAGTGGCGACGTTCTACTTCATGTTCAAACTCGCGCCTGTGGGGTCCGTTGCGCATATTCAGATTTGCGGCACCACCAGTTGCATGATCTGCGGTGCTGAGGATTTGATCAGTGTTTGCAAGGAAAAGATCGCCTCGGCGCAATTGACCCTTTCCGACGACGGTCGTTTCAGCTGGGAAGAGGTCGAATGCCTTGGGGCCTGTGCAAATGCACCCATGGCGCAGATCGGCAAGGATTATTACGAGGATCTGACCGCGGAAAAGCTGCGTGAAATCCTCGACGAGCTGGCGGCTGGCCGTGTGCCGACACCCGGTCCACAAAACGGCCGCTTTACCTCCGAGCCGCTGTCAGGTCTGACCACGCTGACCAAGGGTGACCGGGTTGAAGCCGCGAATGCTTCGGTGGCGCGGGCGTTGGATCTTGGCGATACGATCAAGCGGATCGACGGGACCGAAGTTCCGATCCTGACACCTTGGCTGAAGACGCCAGGCGAAAAGCTTCGCGTGGCGCGTGACGATGGCAAGCCTGTCAGCGCGCGGATGGGCAAGGCCCCGGTCGCAAAGGCCCGCGATATCGAGGAAAATCAAGTCGCGAGACCCGAGCCAAAGCCGGAGGCCGAAATCAAGGCCGAGTCCAAGGCCAAGGCCGCCGAGGATGCGGCGGCTGAAGTCGCGCCGGTTGCGCAAGCACGCCCGGCGGCCTTGACCGCCGCCCGCGCCGGTGGCGCCGACGATTTGAAACGCATCAAAGGCATCGGCCCCAAGATGGAGGAGACCTGCAACGCGCTGGGGTTCTACCATTTCGACCAGATCGCCGCCTGGACCGAGGCCGAGGTTGCCTGGGTTGACGACAATCTCACGGGCTTTAAGGGCCGCGTGACCCGCGACAACTGGGTCGAGCAGGCAAAACTGCTGGCCGAGGGCAAAGACACAGAATTCTCAAAACGCGTCGACAAAGGCGATGTCTACTGA
- a CDS encoding DUF5337 domain-containing protein has translation MNDESKQVRRGRIVAVMIAGIGLGWIGVLALGDALGWSQRTLAFFDLAALAGFGMALWLVYGIWRSRRNSEGPDAKD, from the coding sequence ATGAATGACGAATCCAAACAGGTCCGGCGCGGTCGCATTGTTGCGGTCATGATCGCTGGAATTGGCCTGGGTTGGATCGGCGTTCTGGCACTCGGGGATGCTTTGGGATGGTCCCAACGCACCCTCGCGTTCTTCGATCTGGCGGCTCTTGCCGGGTTCGGGATGGCGTTGTGGTTGGTTTACGGGATCTGGCGGTCACGCCGGAACAGCGAGGGCCCCGATGCGAAGGATTGA